AGGCACACATTCCCTGCGGATAAGCATCTTAGGAATGTCGATGAAGATGACAATTGGAGAGTTGAGTCCGAGGGTGAATTGCAAACTTATAATGACATTCAGTACAGTGTTGTAAAATATGTAAGAAAGTGAACGTCGTAATATACAAATTTTAGAGGTTAGTATGCTACGAGCAAACTTTCGAAAGGAGAAACCGGCTTTGGAAGAAAATATTGTGTGCGGGCGCAACGCTGTGACCGAACTGATCAAATCCGGGAATCCGGTAAATAAAGTGCTGGTCAAAAATGAAAAGGGGCAGGGAAGAAATTCGGACATCCTGCATCTGCTTAAAACGCGTGGCATACCGTACCAATTTGTGGAGAATACTGTCCTGGACAAATATACTGCCGGAGAAAAGCATCAGGGAGTGGTGGCATTTACTGCTGCCAAAGAATATGCAGAACCATCCGATATTATGGAGATAGCAAGGCAAAAAGGGGAAGATCCATTTATCCTTGTTCTGGATGAGATCGAGGATCCGCATAATCTAGGAGCTCTTCTTCGGACTGCCGATGCAGCGGGTGTTCATGGGGTGATCATTCCAAAAAGAAGAAGTGCCGCACTCACACCTGCTGTCGGCAGAACGTCGGCCGGAGCTGTGGAATATGTGCCTGTGGCCAGAGTAAGCAATCTTGTCCAGACACTGAAATATCTCAAAGAAGAGGGCTGCTGGGTATCCGGTGCGGAAGCCGGCGGCAAAGATATCTATCAGGCGGGACTGAAAGGGCCAAGGGTCATCGTCATTGGCGGAGAGGATAAGGGACTCGGTAGACTGATCCGGGAAACCTGTGATGAAATTATATCCTTACCAATGTGTGGCAGAATTTCATCTTTGAATGCCAGCGTAGCCGGATCCATCATCATGTATGAGGTACGGAGACAGAGAAATCAGACTTAATCTGCCATATCCCGCCAATCTTCATCTTGACGCTATTTGTGCATTTCAGGTATAATTGTTTTGTTATAAGCATATAATGGAGGCTTCAGCGTTACCTTCGTGAATCGGTTTCGGGAGGGATGGACTTGACTTACAGTATCCAGACAGAGATTCCAGAAGAATTCGAGGCTAATGAGTACATAGCAGATGAGGAACTAGTTGAGTTAGCAAAGATCGGTGACGCAGAAGCTCAGGAGTACTTGATCAATAAGTACAAGAATTTTGTCAGAGCAAAAGCCAGATCGTATTTCTTGATCGGTGCGGATAGGGAAGATATCATTCAAGAAGGCATGATTGGGCTGTATAAAGCAATTCGTGACTTTCGTGGGGACAAGCTCTCCTCTTTCAGAGCATTTGCCGAGTTATGCATAACTCGGCAGATTATTACAGCGATCAAGACGGCTACCAGACAAAAGCATATTCCGCTCAATTCGTACGTATCGCTGAACAAACCTATTTATGATGAGGATTCCGACAGGACGCTCTTGGATGTTATTTCTGGAAATAAGATCACGGATCCCGAGGAACTGATCATCAGCAGGGAAGAATTTGACGATATTGAAGAAAAGATGGGCGAAATTTTAAGTTCGCTCGAATGGGAAGTGCTGATGTCCTATCTTGAAGGCAAATCTTATCAGGAGATTGCCGTAGATCTCGACAGGCATGTCAAATCCATTGACAATGCACTGCAGCGGGTCAAGCGAAAGTTGGAAAGGTATCTGGAGCACAGAGGGGCCTAAAATTCCATACAATATGAATAAAATCAGACACTCTGTTTTGTAAATTCTTCCAGAAAAAAAATGACTTTTATTGTTGACAAGTGGCCGTAATCTTTGATACAATACGTTGGTGTCCAATGCCGATGTAGCTCAATTGGTAGAGCAGCTGATTTGTAATCAGCAGGTTGCGGGTTCGAGTCCCATCGTCGGCTCCAATTGAAATGGGTAGGTGGCCGAGTGGTTAAAGGCGGCAGACTGTAAATCTGTTCCGAAAGGTACGGTGGTTCGAATCCATCCCTGCCCACCATTCTATAATTGGAGATATCGAGCTGGAACGTTTATTTAACATCGCGGGGTGGAGCAGTGGTAGCTCGTCGGGCTCATAACCCGAAGGTCGTCGGTTCAAATCCGGCCCCCGCAACCAATGGTGCTTACATCGCTTATGGCATTGATTTCGATCTTGTCGTCAGCGATTTTTATATTTACGATATATTTTTTTAATAATTCCTTCGGATCATTTTGGATGCGATCGGCATCCTTTTTTAATTCTATAATAAGACATCTCTACTTACAGGTGGCAAGGGAATAATTTTTTTTAACTGCTGCTCTAATATTTTCTTTCTGGCTTCGTGTTCTGTTATTCTGTCTCGTACAGCGTCAGAATTAAGACCGCTTTCTAACAATTTCATAAGGTTGCTGATTTTAACATCCAAGTCAGTGATTTCTTTCTTAATTGATTCTGAAGAATTCTCAGAGTTATGGGATGAGCTGGTCTCAACGATCGCATCTGCCGCTTTTTCTATCATTTCCCCTGAAAAAATTGAACTCTTAAGAAGACTTACAACAAGAGGCTCTATATCATTGGCTGCAATATTTTTGCAGTCACGAGTCACAGGTATGGAGCCTTGTTTTATTTGCGCATTTATAAGATTTGTACTCGTATCCTTTCTTATTGATAGTGGTAACGCCAATAAAGGCTCCACCGCACTTATGACATTTTATCAGTCCGGATAAGAGATATTCACGTCTACCTTTGTTTACAGCATTATGCTTATTAGCTTCCATTCTTAATCTCACCTTCCCCCATGTTTCATCATTAATAAGATTAGGGATTATCCCCTCAAGAATAACTGCATTTGGATTATCTTTTCTTCCGGCCCATTTACCAAGAAATTTATGGGTCTTTTTATTCCACGAATACAAGACCTGGAAGTGGACGAAGTAATCATTCAGGCGATTAAGAGAAGCCGAATTCGAACCGGGGTGATGATCAGGCAGATAGAGACTTGCTTAGAAATATTAAGAATTGGGCAAATAGAAAAGCAACAGCCAGAAAAATATGAGGTTATTTATTGTTTGTATATGGATAAGGCCAAGAAGGAGTATTGAATGGGGAGAGTCAATTAGGACAATAGCGCTAGAAATACCCTGCGGGGAAGGCACGGTACGGCGCTGGAAAAATGAGATGATTAGTGAACTTAGTATTTTATTGTTTGGCGTAGACGGCTTAAAACCTAGATATTTAGCGGATATTTAGAGTGTTTTACCCATGATCAAAGCGTGATCAAAACATGGATTTTACATGGCATATCAGCGGTGGTAAAATTGTATCGTAAAGTGGTGTGAGCAAAAATAAACATAAAAAGGACCGCCCAGAATGGACGGTCTTAACCCCATTTATAAGTGACTAGATTTTAGTATTTTTTAAGTCAACGGAGTTAAGGGACTCTCAATTAGGGTTGCCAATTGAAACGGATGAAAGTGACCATCATTTACTGTTGTATTACCTTGGACAAAGTGCACATGTTTACCATTCCCAACGTTTATTGGTGGTCCTGTAATTACTCTTATTTCGTGGTGATGATTATCAAAAAAGTCTGTATTTGTAGATATTGCATGTCTATGACCACCTATCGATGGGATAACCCCGCCAGAAACTCCAGCAACCCGGTGATTGTGTCGATCTTCGCCCGCCTCTGCTAATTTCGTACTACCTTCAAATTCATGAACATGGGTTCGTCTCAATAGAACATTTCCAACTCTATTAAATAATAACCCCAATTCTATCATTCCTCTCAATTTTGATTCAAGCGGAGGCTTATACTTGGAATCCCTCCGTTTCATAAGATAGGGGTTAAAAATGAAGGTTCAATATAATTTATGACAAGTTGTCC
The window above is part of the Dehalobacter sp. genome. Proteins encoded here:
- the rlmB gene encoding 23S rRNA (guanosine(2251)-2'-O)-methyltransferase RlmB — translated: MEENIVCGRNAVTELIKSGNPVNKVLVKNEKGQGRNSDILHLLKTRGIPYQFVENTVLDKYTAGEKHQGVVAFTAAKEYAEPSDIMEIARQKGEDPFILVLDEIEDPHNLGALLRTADAAGVHGVIIPKRRSAALTPAVGRTSAGAVEYVPVARVSNLVQTLKYLKEEGCWVSGAEAGGKDIYQAGLKGPRVIVIGGEDKGLGRLIRETCDEIISLPMCGRISSLNASVAGSIIMYEVRRQRNQT
- the sigH gene encoding RNA polymerase sporulation sigma factor SigH, translated to MTYSIQTEIPEEFEANEYIADEELVELAKIGDAEAQEYLINKYKNFVRAKARSYFLIGADREDIIQEGMIGLYKAIRDFRGDKLSSFRAFAELCITRQIITAIKTATRQKHIPLNSYVSLNKPIYDEDSDRTLLDVISGNKITDPEELIISREEFDDIEEKMGEILSSLEWEVLMSYLEGKSYQEIAVDLDRHVKSIDNALQRVKRKLERYLEHRGA
- a CDS encoding YmaF family protein; the encoded protein is MGLLFNRVGNVLLRRTHVHEFEGSTKLAEAGEDRHNHRVAGVSGGVIPSIGGHRHAISTNTDFFDNHHHEIRVITGPPINVGNGKHVHFVQGNTTVNDGHFHPFQLATLIESPLTPLT